The Pseudomonas sp. S06B 330 genome contains the following window.
CCGGCGGCATCGGCGATCGACGTCACCAGAGGGCCACTGGCGGTGGCCGGGTCGAGTTTCATCCGGCTGAGCAAGTAACACCAGCCAAAGCACGCCTGCTCGCGGGGCAATGTCAGCCCGGCCATCTTTGCTTCGTGGGTAAATGTCATACCGATCTCCAGGCAGCAACGCAGGCGCCTGGAGGCCAACCGACAAGGCTGACGGTCAGCTAACGGGCAGCCCTGACGCCACTGCGTTCAGTGCCAGAATGTAGGTTCGCGATGAACTGAAACTGGGAAGGTCCATTAAGGTGTCGTCTCATGAGCCGCACATGCGGCGCGGTGATAATACTCAGTTCAGCAAGTGGGAACAGCCGCTTTTCCAGGCTTGCAGGGCTTTTCAGAACGGTCTTACACAGAGCGCCGACACCCCTGCCGCAGAGCAGGGCCGCCGCTGATCACCACCAACCATCTACAACGCCATTCCTTCGCAGCGCCAGCGGTGTAGAATCGGGCTATTCATCGCCAGTCATCCCGGCGGGTTTATGAGCTCTGGCCGAGCGCACGGCGATCCCGCGGCGATCTCGGCTTCATCCGTACCAGCGGCCACATGCCTTCGGTGCAAAGGACAAGAGAAGCTCACTCCCCTTTTTGTTACCTGATTAGCCGCCAGGAGTGCTTCATGCCTGATTACCGCTCGAAAACGTCCACCCACGGTCGCAATATGGCCGGCGCACGCGCCCTGTGGCGTGCCACCGGGATGAAAGACGAAGATTTCAAAAAGCCGATCATCGCCATCGCCAACTCGTTCACCCAGTTCGTCCCAGGTCACGTACACCTGAAGGACCTGGGCCAACTGGTCGCTCGCGAGATCGAACGCGCCGGTGGCGTGGCCAAGGAATTCAACACCATTGCGGTCGACGATGGCATCGCCATGGGCCACGACGGCATGCTCTATTCGTTGCCTAGCCGCGAGATCATCGCCGACTCGGTCGAGTACATGGTCAACGCCCACTGCGCCGACGCCATTGTCTGCATCTCCAAC
Protein-coding sequences here:
- a CDS encoding magnesium transporter — protein: MTFTHEAKMAGLTLPREQACFGWCYLLSRMKLDPATASGPLVTSIADAAGLYDQQAGSSGRCG